The following are encoded together in the Lathyrus oleraceus cultivar Zhongwan6 chromosome 3, CAAS_Psat_ZW6_1.0, whole genome shotgun sequence genome:
- the LOC127127364 gene encoding alpha-soluble NSF attachment protein 2, translating into MADHIATGQLLANKAEKKLFCCCALFGSNYQDAAELFLKSAKSFKLAKSWEKAGSIFIKSAKCHIKLDNKFDAAKAYVDASHCFNKTSRKGAITCLNQAVTIFTEIGQHIMAARYCKEIGELYELDQDIENARSYFERAAELFDFRGDSTTSVIQCKQKVAQFSAQLQQYQKAIKIYEDIAQQSLNNNLLKYGVRGYLLNSGLCELCRGDIVAITNALERYQDLDLTFSKTREYKFLADLAASIDNEDVANFTRVVKEFESITRLESWKSTLLTRVKDALEAKVMEEDDLT; encoded by the exons ATGGCTGATCACATAGCGACGGGACAACTACTCGCTAACAAAGCGGAGAAAAAGCTCTTTTGTTGTTGCGCCTTGTTTGGTTCCAATTATCAAGATGCTGCTGAACTCTTCCTCAAATCTGCTAAATCATTCAAACTCGCCAAATCAT GGGAGAAAGCAGGTTCAATCTTCATCAAATCAGCTAAATGTCATATCAAG TTAGATAACAAGTTTGATGCTGCTAAGGCTTATGTAGATGCTTCTCATTGTTTCAACAAAACATCTAGAAAAG GAGCTATTACATGTTTGAATCAAGCAGTAACTATCTTCACCGAAATCGGTCAACACATCATGGCTGCAAGGTATTGCAAG gaaatcggCGAGTTATATGAGCTCGATCAAGACATAGAGAATGCTAGATCATATTTCGAGAGGGCTGCTGAACTTTTTGATTTTCGCGGGGATTCAACGACCTCTGTGATCCAGTGCAAACAGAAAGTTGCACAATTTTCTGCTCAACTTCAACA ATATCAGAAGGCGATTAAAATTTATGAAGATATTGCGCAACAATCTTTGAACAACAATTTATTGAAATACGGAGTCAGAGGGTATCTTCTTAATTCTGGCCTTTGCGAGCTTTGTCGAGGGGATATTGTCGCAATTACCAACGCCTTGGAGCGTTATCAG GACTTGGATCTAACATTCTCTAAAACTCGCGAATACAAATTTTTGGCT GATTTGGCTGCATCAATTGACAATGAAGATGTTGCAAATTTTACTCGAGTAGTCAAGGAGTTTGAAAGCATAACCCGCTTG GAATCTTGGAAGTCAACCCTTTTAACCAGAGTTAAGGATGCTTTGGAAGCAAAAGTGATGGAAGAGGATGATTTGACATGA